The following proteins are encoded in a genomic region of Reichenbachiella sp.:
- a CDS encoding RidA family protein, producing the protein MIHENAPAPIGPYSQSVLAGNTLYVSGQIALVPGTDNLLLDSIEAETHQVMKNMGAILKEAGADYSNVVKCSIFVSDMGNFGKINAVYGEYFTSNPPARETVEVSCLPKNVNVEISCIAIV; encoded by the coding sequence ATGATCCACGAAAATGCACCTGCTCCTATTGGCCCTTATAGCCAGTCCGTTTTAGCAGGCAATACGCTTTATGTATCAGGACAAATAGCGCTCGTGCCTGGCACGGACAACTTGCTGCTCGACAGCATCGAAGCAGAAACCCACCAAGTAATGAAAAACATGGGAGCTATATTAAAAGAAGCCGGAGCAGACTACTCCAATGTAGTGAAGTGCTCCATCTTCGTCAGCGACATGGGCAACTTTGGAAAAATCAATGCGGTATATGGCGAGTATTTCACCAGCAATCCCCCCGCCAGAGAAACCGTGGAAGTGAGCTGCCTGCCTAAAAACGTGAATGTGGAAATTTCCTGCATCGCCATTGTATAA
- a CDS encoding porin, with translation MKIVYIWQIIATLILYHVQAYGQNEIELGNGINYMSSDSSFFVRFNSRFQTQYMGRFNLKTNSYQDQFTIRRFRLKATGYVYKPQLQYKMELALSNRDQGDFFAEHNYAASIVLDAVLKWNFHPNWSLWIGQAKLPGNRERLFSSKSLSLPDRSVLNSRYNIDRDKGIWVRHYHELGTLALREIFSITSGEGRNITSDNSSGYDYTFRIEVMPFGLFTNKGDYFGADLIHEKTPKLSIGTTYDHNFGTNRQRGQLGFFLFNDQGDPQRSDLATIFVDAIFKYIGGTIHYEYANKRLTNGDYFGYSSNGQTILYFYTGFAHNIHFSYLLTNKLSFEFRSTFNRPNQVTSIDGAKIHIEHPENRYEFGLSKYFVEHTLKIQGSTIYRNRWATDDELIVLLQMEIGF, from the coding sequence ATGAAAATAGTATACATCTGGCAAATTATTGCAACTCTTATACTATACCATGTTCAGGCTTATGGCCAAAACGAAATCGAACTTGGGAATGGAATCAATTACATGTCAAGCGATTCATCTTTTTTTGTGAGATTCAATTCTCGATTCCAAACCCAATATATGGGTAGATTCAACCTAAAAACCAACTCCTATCAGGATCAATTTACAATCCGTCGCTTTAGACTAAAAGCCACGGGTTACGTTTATAAACCACAACTTCAATACAAAATGGAACTCGCATTGTCTAACCGAGACCAAGGTGATTTTTTTGCGGAACACAATTATGCTGCGAGTATTGTATTAGATGCCGTTTTGAAGTGGAACTTTCATCCCAACTGGAGCTTGTGGATTGGTCAAGCAAAATTACCTGGAAACAGAGAGCGGCTCTTTTCCTCCAAATCCCTTTCCCTTCCAGACCGAAGTGTCTTGAATAGTCGATACAATATTGATCGAGATAAAGGGATATGGGTACGACATTATCACGAACTAGGCACTTTAGCATTGAGAGAAATATTCTCAATTACTTCTGGTGAGGGAAGAAATATCACTTCTGACAACTCATCAGGGTATGATTATACCTTCAGAATAGAAGTCATGCCTTTCGGGTTGTTTACCAATAAAGGTGATTATTTTGGCGCAGACCTTATACATGAAAAAACTCCAAAGTTATCAATTGGTACTACCTATGACCATAACTTTGGAACAAACCGGCAAAGAGGTCAGCTTGGCTTTTTTCTTTTTAACGATCAAGGTGATCCTCAAAGAAGTGACTTGGCCACTATTTTCGTTGATGCAATCTTCAAATACATTGGGGGAACCATTCACTACGAATATGCGAATAAGCGACTGACTAACGGAGACTATTTCGGATATTCTTCAAATGGGCAAACGATTTTGTATTTCTATACTGGATTCGCTCATAATATCCACTTTAGTTACTTGTTAACTAATAAACTCTCATTTGAATTTAGGAGTACTTTCAATAGACCAAATCAAGTTACTTCTATCGACGGAGCAAAAATTCACATAGAACATCCAGAAAATCGGTACGAATTTGGTTTGTCAAAATACTTCGTTGAGCACACCCTAAAAATCCAAGGGAGCACAATATATCGAAATCGTTGGGCCACGGATGATGAATTAATTGTCCTTCTACAAATGGAAATCGGCTTTTAA
- a CDS encoding Mu transposase C-terminal domain-containing protein — MKQLLVNQIWQLKNKCYRILYIDREIEEIFWINSDDCNSLPESIGFEEFNQLKKNDYFNLLDSSDEYGDPSTYKAKSLDKWNTYCKIVDLAKSEEPQIYLNSYFNRRCSEIASQLGVSRMLPRRVFLKYWKGGKVNLALLPKLNNSGGKGKERRPSTKKRGRPNTFTKNNINVDDKLKVLLQAGFKKFYLDIEHASLETAYENFLQSKYYQETLNREHSLIPSSTQFRYWGEKKYPAHERKKRKLGLKIFNKDIRTRTESSLINITGPGSVYQIDSTKADIELVSSIDRSIPVGSPTLYFVSDVFSRMIVGVLVTLDEPSYYTAARALYNAIVPKEQFFKEERLNEISAFQIKNEDWPCNYIPDAIVADRAELLGHQSNNIIQDLGITIENTAAYRADLKGVVENHFRVLHTRIKGVDKNFGMKGLNHKQRGVRDARKDAVLNLKEYYIAILSEVLVYNSSKVLDAYPFDEQLILDIPSPTPLKLWDWGINNASGKLRPNNIPGLKQRLLPRKNGKINKNGLRFNKLWYNITSNSKILNKQILLQNKAIIVEVLFDPFDLRKVFIYHDSELTECTLSKSRNPIGLELNEWEFNAHLTVSKKEKYADQLVHKSKVVESLSLVKNVLNNAKKKKLKKKTNSLNPSKIRDNKKLERNVTRQKSVPKNSLKIAENTKGFKVIKLEPNKDQEKPNRNEKLDFFRKLMKDE; from the coding sequence ATGAAACAGTTATTGGTAAATCAGATTTGGCAGCTTAAAAACAAATGCTATCGAATTCTATATATTGACAGAGAAATTGAAGAAATCTTTTGGATCAATTCAGACGACTGCAATAGTCTGCCAGAGAGTATTGGCTTTGAAGAATTTAACCAATTGAAAAAGAATGATTATTTCAATTTATTAGATTCATCAGATGAATATGGGGATCCTTCAACGTATAAAGCCAAAAGCCTTGATAAGTGGAATACGTATTGTAAAATTGTCGATTTAGCCAAATCCGAAGAACCTCAGATTTACTTGAATTCCTATTTTAATAGACGATGTTCAGAAATTGCCTCCCAATTGGGAGTAAGCCGGATGCTTCCCCGCCGAGTATTTTTGAAGTATTGGAAAGGTGGTAAAGTTAATCTTGCATTGCTCCCAAAATTGAACAATTCAGGAGGAAAAGGCAAAGAACGTAGGCCGTCAACTAAAAAGAGGGGTAGGCCAAATACATTTACTAAAAATAATATTAATGTAGATGATAAATTAAAGGTTCTGTTGCAAGCGGGTTTCAAAAAATTCTATTTGGATATAGAACATGCGTCCTTAGAAACAGCCTATGAGAACTTCCTCCAATCCAAATATTATCAAGAGACTTTAAATCGTGAACATTCTCTTATTCCTTCATCAACACAATTTAGATATTGGGGAGAAAAAAAATACCCAGCTCATGAAAGAAAAAAACGCAAATTAGGGTTAAAAATTTTTAACAAAGATATTAGAACCAGAACTGAGTCCTCCTTGATTAATATAACAGGTCCAGGTTCAGTTTATCAAATTGACTCTACTAAAGCTGATATTGAATTAGTAAGCAGTATAGACAGAAGTATTCCCGTTGGCTCACCAACCCTCTACTTCGTTTCAGATGTTTTCTCAAGAATGATTGTGGGTGTTTTGGTTACATTAGATGAACCGTCATACTATACAGCCGCAAGAGCGTTATATAATGCAATCGTACCCAAAGAGCAATTCTTCAAAGAAGAAAGGCTCAATGAAATAAGCGCCTTTCAAATCAAGAATGAAGACTGGCCATGCAATTACATTCCAGACGCAATTGTTGCAGATCGAGCAGAATTATTAGGGCATCAATCGAATAATATAATCCAAGATTTAGGCATAACTATTGAAAACACTGCAGCCTACAGAGCAGACCTCAAAGGTGTAGTGGAAAATCATTTTAGAGTTTTACATACCAGGATAAAAGGAGTAGATAAAAATTTTGGAATGAAAGGGCTGAATCATAAACAAAGGGGTGTTCGTGACGCACGAAAAGATGCAGTTTTAAATCTAAAAGAATATTATATAGCAATTCTGTCTGAAGTGCTTGTTTACAATAGTAGCAAAGTTCTAGACGCATATCCATTTGACGAACAATTGATCCTTGACATTCCAAGCCCGACCCCTTTAAAACTTTGGGATTGGGGAATCAATAATGCATCTGGGAAATTAAGACCAAACAACATACCTGGATTAAAACAAAGATTATTGCCACGCAAGAATGGAAAAATTAACAAGAATGGACTAAGATTTAATAAGCTTTGGTATAACATCACCTCTAATAGTAAAATCCTCAATAAACAGATCTTACTTCAAAATAAAGCCATAATTGTGGAAGTTTTGTTCGACCCATTTGACCTCCGAAAAGTGTTTATCTATCATGACTCTGAACTTACGGAATGTACACTAAGCAAATCACGAAATCCAATTGGGCTTGAGCTAAATGAATGGGAATTCAATGCGCACTTAACAGTATCCAAAAAAGAAAAATATGCAGATCAATTAGTGCATAAATCCAAAGTTGTGGAATCTCTATCACTTGTAAAAAACGTTTTGAATAATGCCAAGAAGAAAAAACTGAAAAAGAAGACAAACTCACTTAATCCTTCCAAAATTAGAGACAATAAAAAGTTGGAAAGAAATGTAACACGACAAAAATCTGTTCCAAAAAATTCACTAAAAATAGCTGAAAACACAAAAGGATTTAAGGTAATCAAACTAGAACCAAACAAAGATCAAGAAAAGCCCAATCGGAATGAAAAGTTAGATTTCTTCAGAAAACTAATGAAGGATGAATAA
- a CDS encoding ATP-binding protein, translated as MNNIVKAQYIELSNPEFKGNPLIECLPQKKEHDKFFELILNQKARSRKEALLHEKETRIEFLTTFRLTFFVPQERLYQLYTSIYSSITAGYHLRNPLKINARKELNQSYHDLLYTFVENENASSLSSCLFGVSGIGKTTAVNKILSLFPKALVHNIEGIDPIVQVPIIKIECPKDSSTKDLCRSFFYQLDEILGTDYQLIYDRPKATADSMVNAMSKLAISHRIGMLIIDEIQQLANAKKNGAELLLNFFVNLNNRVRIPILIVGTPESLKLFSSSHRLPRRWSGEGAKKWHNLSMDSEWEFFIEMLFNYQYTNEKVAYSKRWAELFYYHSQGIIDTAIRIFTESQKAALEENLTAISEEIINNVVQESFWLEMPSTKALRSGKISQISQFPDLFFRDDLQEKSSSEKIHKMKIDAAVDSLIEFGIPKHFLTESVKQLTEKFPHFSAEKISLEIIHKYKNEIVLEETQKETPQRKTLNQFSTLDLRNCDPTKSNFHDALSELGVLADLEMEGILLPFHGS; from the coding sequence ATGAATAATATTGTAAAGGCTCAATATATTGAATTAAGTAATCCTGAATTTAAGGGCAATCCTTTAATTGAGTGTCTTCCTCAGAAAAAAGAGCATGACAAATTTTTCGAATTAATACTCAATCAAAAAGCACGATCTAGAAAAGAAGCCCTGCTTCATGAAAAAGAAACCCGAATTGAATTTTTAACAACTTTTCGACTTACCTTTTTTGTTCCACAAGAAAGGCTATATCAACTTTATACATCTATATACTCTTCCATTACAGCAGGATATCACCTTAGAAATCCACTTAAAATAAATGCTCGAAAGGAATTAAATCAAAGCTACCATGATTTACTCTACACGTTTGTAGAAAATGAAAATGCATCATCATTAAGCAGTTGTTTGTTTGGAGTTTCTGGAATTGGAAAGACTACAGCCGTGAATAAAATATTGTCGCTCTTCCCAAAAGCGTTAGTGCATAATATAGAAGGAATTGATCCCATAGTCCAAGTCCCAATTATCAAAATTGAATGTCCAAAAGATTCTTCCACAAAGGACCTATGTAGGAGTTTTTTTTATCAGCTTGATGAGATTCTTGGTACTGATTATCAATTGATATATGATCGGCCAAAAGCCACAGCTGACTCTATGGTAAACGCGATGTCCAAACTTGCCATTTCTCATCGAATTGGAATGCTAATCATCGACGAAATTCAACAGCTAGCAAATGCAAAAAAGAATGGTGCAGAGTTACTTTTAAACTTCTTTGTAAACCTCAACAATAGAGTAAGAATTCCAATACTAATTGTTGGCACTCCTGAAAGCTTAAAACTCTTTAGTAGTTCTCACAGACTTCCTAGAAGGTGGTCTGGAGAAGGCGCAAAAAAATGGCATAATTTATCAATGGATAGCGAATGGGAATTTTTCATTGAAATGCTATTTAACTATCAGTATACCAATGAAAAAGTTGCATATTCAAAAAGATGGGCAGAGTTATTTTACTACCACAGCCAAGGCATTATTGACACGGCAATTAGAATTTTTACTGAATCACAAAAGGCAGCTTTGGAAGAAAATCTCACCGCAATTAGCGAAGAAATAATTAATAATGTAGTACAAGAGTCATTCTGGCTAGAAATGCCATCCACTAAAGCTCTCCGAAGTGGTAAAATTAGCCAGATCAGTCAATTTCCCGACCTTTTCTTTCGCGATGATTTGCAGGAAAAATCATCCTCAGAAAAGATTCATAAAATGAAAATAGACGCTGCAGTTGACTCACTTATCGAATTTGGTATCCCAAAACATTTTCTAACCGAGAGTGTGAAACAATTAACAGAAAAATTTCCTCATTTTTCGGCTGAAAAAATTTCTTTAGAAATTATTCATAAATACAAAAATGAAATAGTACTTGAGGAAACTCAAAAAGAAACTCCCCAACGAAAAACTTTGAATCAATTCTCTACTCTTGATTTAAGAAATTGCGACCCAACAAAGAGCAATTTTCATGACGCATTGAGTGAACTTGGTGTCTTGGCAGATTTAGAAATGGAGGGCATACTTTTACCTTTTCATGGTTCTTAA
- a CDS encoding Tn7-like element transposition protein TnsE — MPFEIYCIPSCRKKGKNWFLDAHLIDLKTNDHIQKDFPIAEIPRLPIGAEIKDDNTITRSSGTKEKIHFSDFRSGKTITINELEDELYPFEISDDIKDSTKLFSVNANNKPYIFFCYELFRTFLCMDNRLINYLFQYDVLESFIDHELIERNNGHVHATLTLNESFPKSFLRSNSLLQKYLLLIYDKTFKNLRHSTQAEKTEVQCHFNFSKIDLKNITLTCHVKQYETFNLVYYIESIDSILNFPIDELTIINSSVRSKNHRPNSGTSKPKTFPLKHASQHNTSNTESGNQSSQEEISVLPLDYKFNKKLKIERLRLDKKETSNDNLIGSPAIPQEIIDNLNLSLLQQESTGEGNFLNLNRDRNLGSFDFSEIPEGLITFSKAIKILASTLNKNFTHWIAEFASKSSFRLLNDNTRKAIVVKFDIGMPIYFIEIDSSDNRFISTLVLFNIKTKDHKKFIQLTLNETANTHGRWPEESISTISDYHTIRHPRKRKSDKNIEVKQDTMIERISYKLLNIFTV; from the coding sequence ATGCCCTTTGAAATATATTGTATCCCAAGTTGCAGAAAAAAAGGTAAGAATTGGTTCCTGGATGCTCATCTCATAGATTTAAAAACAAATGATCATATTCAAAAAGACTTCCCAATTGCAGAAATACCTCGATTACCGATAGGTGCAGAAATTAAGGACGACAATACCATAACAAGAAGTTCAGGCACAAAAGAGAAAATCCATTTTTCAGATTTTAGATCTGGAAAAACCATCACCATCAATGAGCTCGAAGATGAGCTATACCCATTTGAAATATCCGATGACATAAAAGATAGTACTAAACTTTTTTCTGTGAATGCAAATAACAAACCTTACATATTTTTTTGCTATGAATTATTTAGGACTTTTCTCTGCATGGACAACAGACTTATCAACTACCTGTTCCAATATGACGTTTTGGAGTCTTTCATTGATCATGAATTAATTGAAAGAAATAATGGTCATGTACATGCCACTTTGACTTTAAATGAATCCTTTCCTAAATCGTTTTTGAGGAGTAATTCTCTCCTTCAAAAATACCTGCTATTGATATATGATAAGACATTTAAAAACCTACGACATTCTACTCAGGCTGAAAAAACAGAAGTACAATGTCACTTCAATTTTTCAAAAATAGACCTCAAGAATATTACGCTAACATGTCATGTAAAACAATATGAAACTTTTAATCTCGTATATTATATAGAATCCATTGATTCAATTCTTAACTTTCCAATTGACGAATTAACGATTATTAATTCAAGTGTAAGGTCAAAAAATCATCGGCCAAATTCTGGGACATCTAAACCAAAAACATTTCCATTAAAACATGCCTCTCAACACAATACGAGCAATACAGAAAGTGGAAACCAGAGCTCTCAAGAAGAAATTTCCGTTTTACCATTAGATTATAAATTCAACAAAAAACTAAAAATTGAAAGGCTTAGACTTGATAAGAAGGAAACTAGCAACGATAACTTAATTGGATCGCCCGCAATCCCCCAAGAAATAATTGATAATCTTAATCTAAGCTTGCTACAACAGGAAAGTACAGGTGAAGGTAATTTTCTTAATCTTAATAGAGATAGAAATTTGGGTTCATTCGATTTTTCTGAAATTCCTGAAGGTCTAATTACATTTTCCAAAGCAATAAAAATTCTAGCCAGTACACTCAATAAAAATTTCACACATTGGATTGCGGAATTTGCTTCTAAATCATCCTTTAGACTCTTAAATGATAATACTAGAAAGGCAATTGTCGTTAAATTTGATATTGGCATGCCAATTTATTTCATTGAAATAGACAGTTCCGACAATCGTTTTATATCAACATTAGTATTATTCAATATCAAAACTAAAGATCATAAGAAGTTTATTCAACTCACACTGAATGAGACAGCAAATACTCACGGTAGATGGCCAGAAGAGAGTATTAGCACTATTTCTGACTACCACACAATAAGACACCCTAGAAAACGAAAATCCGATAAAAACATTGAAGTCAAACAAGACACGATGATTGAAAGAATATCTTATAAATTATTGAATATTTTCACCGTTTAG
- a CDS encoding RidA family protein — protein sequence MKQIINSPKAPSPIGPYSQAVKAGSTLYISGQIPINQASGNLVSGSIEEETKQVMKNLSYILEEAGLTFNDVLKCSIFVSDMGTFAQVNSVYGEYFEDNPPARETVEVSGLPKGVNVEISCIALYS from the coding sequence ATGAAACAAATCATCAACTCACCAAAAGCACCTTCACCAATAGGCCCATATTCTCAAGCCGTCAAAGCTGGCTCAACACTGTATATATCTGGCCAAATTCCAATTAACCAGGCAAGTGGCAATTTAGTATCGGGATCAATAGAAGAAGAAACGAAACAAGTAATGAAAAATCTGTCTTACATCTTGGAAGAGGCAGGTCTTACATTTAATGACGTACTAAAGTGTTCAATTTTTGTATCCGATATGGGCACTTTCGCTCAAGTGAATTCTGTGTATGGTGAATATTTTGAAGATAACCCTCCTGCTAGAGAAACAGTCGAAGTTAGTGGTTTACCGAAGGGAGTGAATGTAGAGATTAGTTGCATAGCACTTTATTCGTGA
- a CDS encoding TnsA endonuclease N-terminal domain-containing protein encodes MGPSYKTKIQQKRGLGTKGGYIPWIKVGEFSNMGHSSRIKGLISGREHHFHSNLEAGLFYILDLNPKVSDIREQFPLLDINLAKEIALQAGIKYPHISDNEPHILTTDFLIDFNDNRQLAITIKPIQNITKRQLELFEIERRYWEANEIKWIIATETELASRNYSLNCKDMHNCLRGFIQEDFQDKLLQDIKTQIVDLHPKFSELTIPKFSSYIDNELGLTVGTTLRFIKSLIAKGLIHTNLEIPITKINMEHTTLKINHETVIGKSDLAA; translated from the coding sequence ATGGGTCCCTCTTATAAGACTAAAATCCAGCAAAAAAGAGGGCTTGGAACTAAAGGTGGCTATATACCTTGGATAAAGGTTGGGGAGTTCTCAAACATGGGACATAGTTCTCGTATCAAAGGACTTATTAGTGGACGCGAACATCATTTCCATTCAAATTTAGAGGCTGGGTTATTCTACATACTTGACCTCAACCCAAAGGTTTCAGACATTCGAGAGCAGTTTCCATTGCTCGATATTAATTTGGCAAAAGAAATTGCTCTGCAGGCAGGAATAAAGTATCCCCACATAAGTGATAATGAACCCCATATTCTCACAACCGATTTCCTGATTGACTTTAATGACAACAGACAATTGGCGATTACTATAAAGCCAATTCAGAATATTACTAAAAGACAACTAGAACTCTTTGAGATTGAAAGAAGATACTGGGAGGCAAATGAAATTAAATGGATAATTGCCACTGAAACAGAATTGGCATCAAGAAATTATTCACTGAATTGTAAGGATATGCATAATTGTTTGAGGGGTTTTATTCAGGAGGATTTTCAAGACAAATTACTTCAAGACATCAAAACACAAATCGTCGACTTACACCCAAAGTTTTCTGAGTTGACCATACCAAAATTTTCAAGTTACATTGACAATGAATTGGGACTGACCGTTGGTACTACATTACGTTTTATTAAATCGCTAATTGCTAAAGGTTTAATTCACACCAACCTTGAAATTCCGATTACCAAGATTAATATGGAACACACGACATTAAAAATCAATCATGAAACAGTTATTGGTAAATCAGATTTGGCAGCTTAA
- a CDS encoding TnsD family Tn7-like transposition protein: MVLNFPNPYPDETFYSIVARYYDSFGTAGPKEHLYSLFSSNHQSATLDFPNNLKVFAQNTKSEYYTPERIINNHTLFPLYKRFLRENRIQLILKYFYAGDGNIHTTIGVNAGLSKSSRQPRYCSKCYENDLNKYGESYFRRSHQIPLIAICTQHKNQLEELLLSPETLNKHKFLSASQIPHLTSTRSKGTWNSQIQKIGERMISLLDPKEKHLFDLDIYFYKKKFQSLGFNKGENFIDLKKLYASFSDRFSQQTLRALKSEIKPNESKCWLKSIARKHRKSFDPIRHVLIEDFILAKTKANTTTDEFKNQKWPCLNPVCINKSKNVLSLFSEHYDQKAKKRILTIKCDCGFSYTESKDLANQPFRRVKTYGRLWEVELKKLLKKDISIRAIASQLNCDSKTVIHHMKNTGIDVKKRNPKVLLLKRKKWIQLKQKHSDLSISNLRSLQPALYTHLYKNDKNWLLTLKYPSGKKRTQYRVNWKSRDKDLGDRIYSKYHYLLSTGYKKRISKNILLKLASHEHTYYKNQSKLPISSRLLSKHEESIQEHQIRRVMMAIDTIKTQDLSLKAWRIYRIAGIRKKDITEKIERIVLQIVAHQTDSKLKTA; the protein is encoded by the coding sequence ATGGTTCTTAATTTTCCTAACCCATACCCAGACGAAACATTTTATAGTATAGTCGCTCGATACTATGACTCATTTGGAACAGCTGGGCCAAAAGAACACTTATACTCATTATTTTCCTCAAACCATCAGTCTGCCACCTTAGATTTCCCGAACAACCTAAAAGTCTTTGCTCAAAACACTAAATCTGAATATTACACTCCAGAGCGAATTATAAACAACCACACATTATTTCCGCTTTATAAAAGGTTTTTACGCGAAAATAGAATTCAACTAATACTTAAATACTTTTATGCAGGAGATGGAAATATCCATACAACAATAGGAGTAAATGCAGGCCTATCCAAATCATCCCGTCAACCCAGATATTGTTCGAAATGCTATGAAAATGATCTTAATAAATATGGTGAAAGTTATTTCAGAAGATCTCATCAAATTCCACTAATTGCGATTTGCACCCAACATAAAAATCAACTTGAAGAACTTTTGTTGTCACCAGAAACGCTAAATAAGCATAAATTTCTTTCGGCATCACAAATCCCACATCTGACTTCTACAAGATCTAAAGGAACATGGAATTCACAAATTCAAAAGATCGGTGAACGTATGATTAGTCTACTTGACCCAAAAGAAAAGCACTTATTTGATCTAGATATTTACTTCTACAAAAAAAAGTTTCAATCACTTGGATTCAATAAGGGAGAAAATTTTATAGATCTAAAGAAGCTATATGCGTCATTTTCAGATCGTTTTTCGCAACAAACTCTTAGAGCACTAAAAAGTGAAATCAAACCTAATGAGTCAAAATGTTGGCTAAAGTCTATTGCCAGAAAGCACAGAAAATCTTTTGACCCAATTCGCCATGTATTAATAGAAGATTTCATTTTAGCAAAGACTAAAGCAAATACCACTACTGATGAGTTCAAAAATCAAAAATGGCCCTGTTTGAATCCCGTTTGCATCAACAAATCTAAAAATGTACTGTCACTTTTCTCTGAACACTACGATCAAAAGGCTAAAAAGAGAATTTTAACGATCAAGTGTGATTGTGGATTTAGTTATACCGAAAGCAAAGATTTGGCTAACCAACCTTTTCGCAGAGTAAAAACTTATGGTCGTCTTTGGGAAGTTGAATTAAAGAAGCTTCTAAAGAAAGATATATCTATTAGAGCTATTGCAAGTCAATTGAACTGTGATAGTAAAACTGTGATCCATCATATGAAAAACACTGGAATAGATGTAAAAAAGAGAAACCCAAAAGTATTACTACTAAAAAGAAAAAAGTGGATTCAATTAAAACAAAAACATTCTGATTTGTCAATTTCAAATCTCAGGAGCCTCCAACCAGCTCTATACACACATCTCTACAAAAATGATAAAAATTGGCTTTTAACTCTCAAATATCCGAGTGGAAAAAAAAGAACTCAATATCGGGTTAATTGGAAGAGTCGCGATAAAGATTTAGGCGATCGAATTTATTCTAAGTATCACTACCTATTATCCACTGGTTACAAAAAGCGAATTAGCAAAAACATTCTCTTAAAACTCGCTAGTCATGAGCATACATATTATAAAAACCAATCCAAATTGCCTATAAGCTCAAGACTATTGTCAAAACATGAAGAATCAATTCAGGAGCACCAAATTCGAAGAGTTATGATGGCAATTGATACTATCAAAACTCAAGATCTCTCTTTAAAAGCTTGGCGTATTTATAGAATAGCAGGAATACGAAAAAAAGACATCACTGAAAAAATAGAGCGCATTGTTCTTCAAATAGTAGCTCATCAAACTGACTCAAAACTAAAAACAGCCTAA